A single window of Streptomyces xanthii DNA harbors:
- a CDS encoding TetR/AcrR family transcriptional regulator: MGRPKVSDPEVRRRILDVALDLFAAKGFDATGVQEIVSKAGVTKGALYHYFASKDEILFEIYGRVFGRELESLERILAQGHDPERTLREVVVDLVVLTAAGAKESAVFAKGGRSDSPHWQALEEQWRHYQERFRAIVREGQQAGSFATPASPEVVSWSVFGFTNSMHTWYRPGGSKSPAEIGAELAELVLSGLKR, encoded by the coding sequence ATGGGCAGGCCGAAGGTTTCCGACCCCGAGGTGCGCAGACGCATTCTCGACGTGGCCCTTGATCTGTTCGCCGCCAAGGGATTCGACGCGACCGGCGTCCAGGAGATCGTGTCCAAGGCGGGCGTGACCAAGGGCGCGCTGTACCACTACTTCGCGTCGAAGGACGAGATCCTCTTCGAGATCTACGGCAGGGTCTTCGGCCGTGAACTGGAGTCCCTGGAACGGATCCTGGCCCAAGGGCACGACCCGGAGCGGACCCTGCGGGAGGTCGTCGTGGACCTGGTGGTCCTCACGGCGGCCGGCGCCAAGGAGTCGGCCGTCTTCGCCAAGGGCGGGCGGTCCGACTCCCCGCACTGGCAGGCACTGGAGGAGCAGTGGCGGCACTACCAGGAGCGATTTCGCGCCATCGTGCGGGAGGGGCAGCAGGCCGGGTCGTTCGCCACGCCCGCGTCCCCGGAAGTGGTGTCCTGGTCGGTCTTCGGCTTCACCAACTCGATGCACACGTGGTACCGGCCCGGGGGAAGCAAGTCACCGGCGGAGATCGGCGCCGAGCTCGCCGAGCTGGTCCTCTCGGGGCTGAAGCGTTGA